A genome region from Methanococcoides burtonii DSM 6242 includes the following:
- a CDS encoding GMP synthase subunit A, with product MKELKIIVINNYGQFCHLIHRTVRDLDMDTKIVANTTSVEDILDEEPDGIILSGGPSMERVGSCQEYVESIDIPILGICLGHQLIAQTFGGHTGAGKLGGYAAIDVEVIEEDDILKGLGPRTSVWASHADEVTVLPDEFIHLARSDVCEIEAMRHEERPIYGVQWHPEVAHTDKGEELFMNFFKVCEDY from the coding sequence ATGAAAGAATTAAAGATTATTGTTATCAACAACTATGGCCAGTTCTGTCATCTTATCCACCGTACGGTGCGTGACCTTGATATGGATACGAAGATCGTGGCTAACACAACTTCCGTAGAGGATATCCTTGATGAGGAGCCGGATGGTATAATTCTCAGTGGTGGTCCTTCAATGGAGCGGGTTGGTAGTTGTCAGGAATATGTGGAAAGCATTGACATTCCAATCCTTGGTATATGCCTCGGACACCAGCTTATAGCCCAGACATTTGGTGGGCATACCGGTGCAGGGAAACTTGGTGGCTATGCCGCTATCGATGTTGAAGTGATCGAAGAGGATGATATACTGAAAGGACTTGGGCCCAGGACATCTGTATGGGCCTCACATGCTGATGAAGTTACAGTGCTTCCTGATGAGTTCATTCACCTTGCCCGTTCAGATGTTTGTGAGATCGAAGCGATGCGTCATGAGGAAAGGCCTATTTATGGAGTGCAGTGGCACCCTGAGGTTGCTCATACAGATAAAGGCGAAGAACTGTTCATGAACTTCTTTAAGGTTTGTGAAGACTACTGA
- a CDS encoding Ig-like domain-containing protein yields the protein MKNKTLSKTFVVLLSLLMILSISSAGANVVEQGIAVENPSGPVMNSVMSVASTSLAPVVTETGKISLSIDGYGDHLTPVGSIDVEKPAGATVRSAYLLTASLWSGNEIPDGGVTLAGFPVNWDDVVIGTYSGAPHNHRADVTNIVKPIVDAAPAGRISIPIEESDVRNVEGNILAVIFDDPNQVEDNTVVLLFGAQSITGDMFNITLAEPVDKTDPNFALDMSLGISFGFQPSNQYSIVNVNGLRLTSSAGGYDDGTDYDGGLITVGGLDDSNANPADPNAPPGNSRSDDELYDLIPFVNDGDTGINVFTQNPSNDDNIYFAAFFMGSTNAIVGEGILLSPDSAINNLGESHEVTATVQDDNGAAVTGTMVHFEIASGPNAGTTADVLTDTNGEASFSFTSQSVGTDVIVASFFNSQQELVLSNEVTKKWIVSEEIPEFPTIALPVMAVLGLMFLTMRRREE from the coding sequence GTGAAAAATAAAACTCTAAGTAAAACATTTGTTGTTCTACTAAGCTTGTTGATGATCCTTTCGATATCATCAGCAGGTGCTAATGTGGTTGAACAAGGTATAGCTGTTGAAAACCCTTCGGGTCCTGTAATGAATTCAGTAATGTCGGTTGCTTCAACTTCACTGGCACCAGTTGTGACGGAGACTGGCAAAATTAGCCTTTCCATTGATGGATATGGGGATCACTTAACTCCCGTTGGATCCATTGATGTTGAAAAACCTGCTGGTGCAACGGTCAGATCAGCATATCTATTGACTGCAAGTCTGTGGAGTGGTAACGAAATTCCTGATGGTGGTGTAACACTTGCAGGGTTTCCGGTCAATTGGGATGATGTTGTCATTGGAACTTATTCTGGTGCTCCACACAATCATCGTGCAGATGTGACGAACATTGTCAAACCAATTGTTGACGCAGCTCCTGCAGGCAGGATATCAATTCCTATTGAAGAATCAGATGTACGTAATGTTGAGGGAAATATTCTTGCAGTGATATTTGATGATCCCAATCAAGTAGAGGATAATACTGTCGTTCTTTTGTTCGGTGCTCAAAGTATCACTGGTGATATGTTCAACATTACGCTTGCAGAGCCTGTAGACAAGACCGATCCTAACTTCGCTTTGGATATGAGCCTTGGAATCTCTTTTGGGTTCCAGCCTAGTAACCAGTACAGCATTGTAAATGTCAATGGACTGCGCCTGACTTCTTCTGCAGGTGGATATGATGATGGTACGGATTACGATGGTGGTTTGATCACTGTTGGTGGTCTGGATGACAGCAATGCAAATCCTGCTGACCCAAACGCTCCTCCAGGAAATTCCCGCAGTGATGATGAGTTGTATGATCTCATCCCATTCGTTAATGATGGCGATACTGGCATCAACGTCTTTACACAGAACCCTTCCAATGATGACAATATCTATTTCGCAGCTTTCTTTATGGGTTCTACAAATGCTATTGTTGGTGAAGGCATCTTACTTTCCCCGGATTCTGCAATAAACAATCTTGGTGAATCCCACGAAGTTACTGCGACCGTTCAGGATGATAATGGCGCTGCAGTAACTGGCACAATGGTACACTTTGAGATTGCCTCAGGTCCTAATGCAGGTACTACTGCTGATGTCCTGACCGATACAAACGGAGAAGCTTCATTTAGTTTCACCAGTCAGTCGGTTGGTACGGATGTAATTGTAGCTAGTTTCTTTAATTCACAGCAGGAACTAGTTCTCTCAAACGAAGTTACAAAGAAATGGATCGTTAGTGAAGAGATCCCTGAATTCCCAACAATTGCATTGCCTGTGATGGCAGTCCTTGGTTTGATGTTCCTTACAATGAGAAGAAGGGAAGAGTAA
- the ltrA gene encoding group II intron reverse transcriptase/maturase, producing the protein MNVRISNTPNNEAEALSGHAELNGEKLTDMLNWNFINWSSVESHVNRIQVRITKAVINKNWNLVKRLSYLLTHSHYAKLLAVRKVIRNKGRRTAGIDGEFWSTPVSKVNAARSLSDKRYKAKPLKRIFIEKYGSDKKRPLGIPTMYDRAMQALYALALDPIAEVTADKRSFGFRKFRSTHDACSQIFGTISKKDSAQCILEGDIKGCFDNISHQWLIDNIPMDKSILKQFLKAGFVYENSLFPTKAGTPQGGIISPILANMTLDGIEGVLADKYHRGVSGKITTRQRAKHKVNFVRYADDFIVTAKTKEIAEEAKELIKNFLTDRGLELSDEKTLITHIDDGFDFLGWNVRKYKGKLLIKPSKKSIKKVTEKISNTIKDGKTWTQEDLISKLNPIITGWSNYHQGVASKETFSLIDFKIWNILWKWAKRRHPMKSRTWIAHKYWHPKGTRKWVFSTMKNQLKLMSDKMIVRNPQIKLDKNPYTDTEYFVERKLNQGSKKLSGKFKTVWKNQKGKCPFCNLLIDINNGGEERPLHHKNGNHDDNGITNLVYAHVYCHRQYHANNPKITVARQGLRDA; encoded by the coding sequence ATGAATGTAAGAATTTCAAATACACCAAATAATGAAGCAGAAGCCCTTAGTGGTCATGCTGAATTAAATGGTGAGAAGCTTACAGATATGCTCAACTGGAATTTCATCAATTGGAGTTCCGTTGAATCACATGTTAATAGAATACAAGTCAGAATTACGAAAGCAGTTATTAACAAAAATTGGAATTTAGTAAAAAGACTAAGTTATTTGCTAACCCATTCTCACTATGCTAAACTGTTAGCTGTCAGAAAGGTTATTCGAAATAAGGGTAGAAGAACAGCAGGAATCGATGGAGAATTCTGGTCAACACCAGTTTCCAAAGTGAATGCGGCTCGAAGTCTATCTGATAAAAGATATAAGGCAAAACCATTAAAAAGAATCTTTATTGAGAAATATGGTTCTGATAAGAAGCGACCTTTAGGTATCCCGACCATGTACGATAGAGCTATGCAAGCATTATATGCATTAGCACTTGACCCCATTGCAGAAGTAACAGCAGATAAACGTTCTTTTGGATTCAGAAAATTCAGAAGTACACATGATGCTTGCAGTCAAATTTTTGGAACAATAAGCAAAAAGGATTCTGCACAATGTATACTGGAAGGCGATATTAAAGGTTGTTTCGACAACATCAGTCACCAATGGTTAATTGACAATATCCCAATGGATAAATCAATTCTTAAACAATTCCTCAAAGCAGGATTTGTTTATGAAAATTCTCTATTTCCAACGAAAGCAGGAACACCACAAGGCGGTATTATATCACCAATATTAGCCAACATGACCTTAGATGGAATTGAAGGTGTATTGGCTGACAAATATCATCGAGGTGTAAGCGGTAAAATAACAACTCGTCAACGTGCAAAACACAAAGTTAATTTTGTGCGATACGCAGATGATTTTATTGTTACTGCAAAGACTAAAGAAATAGCAGAAGAAGCAAAAGAATTGATTAAGAATTTCCTAACGGATAGAGGTTTAGAACTATCTGATGAAAAAACCCTTATTACTCACATCGATGATGGTTTTGACTTTTTAGGTTGGAATGTCAGAAAATACAAAGGAAAACTTCTCATAAAACCGTCTAAGAAATCTATCAAGAAAGTAACTGAAAAAATCAGTAATACTATCAAAGATGGAAAAACTTGGACACAAGAAGATTTAATCTCTAAACTTAACCCTATCATAACTGGATGGTCAAATTATCATCAAGGAGTGGCTTCCAAAGAAACATTCTCCTTAATTGATTTTAAGATATGGAATATACTTTGGAAATGGGCTAAGAGAAGACACCCCATGAAATCAAGAACTTGGATTGCACACAAATACTGGCATCCCAAAGGAACGAGGAAATGGGTATTTTCAACAATGAAAAACCAACTTAAATTAATGTCAGATAAAATGATAGTTCGAAACCCACAAATAAAACTGGATAAGAACCCTTACACTGACACCGAATACTTTGTTGAACGCAAGCTCAATCAAGGTTCTAAAAAGTTATCAGGAAAGTTTAAAACCGTATGGAAGAATCAAAAAGGCAAATGTCCGTTTTGTAATCTATTGATTGACATTAACAACGGTGGAGAGGAACGCCCTTTACATCATAAAAATGGAAATCATGACGATAATGGAATAACAAACTTAGTTTATGCACATGTATATTGTCATAGACAATATCATGCAAATAATCCAAAAATAACTGTTGCCCGACAAGGGTTAAGAGATGCTTGA
- a CDS encoding PGF-pre-PGF domain-containing protein → MCITLSLFSLIPSASAFDINPTDPTVGDEIIVTGDSSTNTVPAKIVFTKTVQVENGEYLYYIGKVAIPEGPNNFLVEATNVEDLEVKAKLMFWFTAAHPSATNGKASYSMSNVPKGSYSIKLTGNAQPAKTSVDMKITATSEIPVKDGSYEFRYSTSSMPEGNFKLTIDGETKTIHLNSPSSDTSTSDSNSGSGGSSGGSGGGASPDKDAKNVLITESTNLRVISGTPAEHHFEHTSNPVTYIKFTSSVTARSVPITIEILKETSELVKETPEGIVYKNLNIWVGYEGFAIPKNIKDALLEFNVNTAWLEENNIDPHRVSIMHYNSGSDQWETVPTTYIKTLDGIAYYQSTPDSFSPFAIVGIEDKENQMSIDETETDSSYQDSNDPNKRTVFSYNLVTLIAGITILTGSLIFYRKKHIKE, encoded by the coding sequence GTGTGCATCACACTAAGTCTATTCTCATTGATACCTTCTGCAAGTGCTTTTGACATCAACCCGACAGACCCGACAGTTGGTGATGAGATCATCGTCACAGGAGATTCGTCAACAAACACAGTCCCTGCAAAGATAGTGTTCACTAAAACAGTTCAAGTCGAAAATGGAGAATATCTTTACTATATTGGTAAAGTCGCCATCCCCGAAGGACCGAACAACTTCCTCGTAGAGGCTACCAATGTGGAAGACCTGGAGGTCAAAGCAAAGCTCATGTTCTGGTTCACAGCTGCCCACCCTTCCGCAACCAACGGGAAAGCCTCCTATTCAATGTCCAATGTTCCCAAAGGATCATACTCTATAAAACTGACAGGAAATGCCCAGCCGGCAAAAACATCAGTCGATATGAAGATAACCGCAACAAGTGAGATACCCGTAAAGGATGGAAGTTACGAGTTCCGGTATTCGACCAGTTCCATGCCGGAAGGAAATTTTAAGCTCACCATTGATGGTGAAACAAAGACGATACATCTAAATTCGCCATCAAGCGATACAAGCACATCAGACAGTAATTCCGGATCAGGAGGCAGCTCCGGTGGAAGTGGTGGCGGAGCAAGCCCGGACAAAGATGCAAAGAATGTACTGATAACCGAATCCACCAACCTGCGCGTTATTAGTGGCACCCCGGCAGAACACCATTTCGAACACACCTCAAATCCTGTTACATATATAAAGTTCACATCCAGTGTGACAGCCAGAAGCGTACCCATTACCATAGAGATCCTGAAGGAAACATCAGAGCTTGTAAAGGAAACACCAGAAGGAATAGTTTACAAGAACCTGAACATCTGGGTAGGATACGAAGGGTTTGCAATTCCAAAGAACATAAAGGATGCACTACTTGAGTTCAATGTCAATACTGCATGGCTTGAAGAGAACAACATCGACCCTCACAGAGTATCCATCATGCATTATAACTCTGGCTCAGACCAGTGGGAGACCGTCCCAACGACATACATTAAGACCCTTGATGGTATTGCCTATTACCAGTCAACTCCAGACTCGTTCTCACCTTTTGCCATTGTAGGCATAGAAGACAAGGAAAACCAGATGAGTATCGATGAAACTGAAACAGACAGTTCATATCAGGATAGTAATGACCCGAACAAAAGAACAGTGTTCAGCTATAATTTGGTCACCCTTATTGCAGGAATAACTATACTGACAGGATCATTGATATTCTACAGGAAGAAACATATCAAAGAGTGA
- a CDS encoding ISNCY-like element ISMbu11 family transposase, which translates to MCQSMKYYYDVSDGICTRDSIANYLNTDNASICQFLYFLDIDDIASYVESSYYTDKDWHFRYKVSSMIKLIVVKCYRNLSFEKTISTLTKEEAQLLSFEDNNGIMNLPSPATLHHFVKYRLGKTGLDEVMFKIGKNISKNTKIRDAKTDSTPLEASRYDKYADYNPHYNCKMDKAHITMIGTLPIYMTHTKGASHDSPELKKHIDALVEMGVDIDTYALDGGYDSFRNHADIWYKLNAKPVIAYFSDSKVQYEGMMERIDHWVNKMWKLGGSIHMKYEEKLHFLYENGREKQGGMHLRNKNIKDDGFDEDYSHRGECERVHNHIKWTVKFDIRGMKNSSKKLYSVMNFVAYQLLVATNLQNGVKETNSFANYV; encoded by the coding sequence ATGTGCCAGTCCATGAAATATTATTACGATGTTTCGGACGGAATCTGTACCAGAGATTCAATTGCTAACTATCTGAACACAGATAATGCATCAATATGCCAATTTTTGTATTTCTTAGATATCGATGACATTGCTTCTTATGTTGAAAGTAGCTATTATACCGATAAGGACTGGCACTTTCGGTATAAGGTTTCGTCAATGATAAAGCTCATCGTTGTGAAATGTTATAGAAACCTCTCATTTGAGAAAACAATATCGACCTTAACAAAAGAAGAAGCGCAGCTTCTTTCTTTTGAAGACAATAACGGCATTATGAATCTTCCATCCCCTGCAACACTGCATCATTTTGTAAAATACAGACTTGGAAAAACTGGACTCGATGAAGTAATGTTCAAAATTGGAAAGAATATCTCTAAAAATACAAAGATTAGAGATGCGAAAACAGATTCAACTCCACTTGAAGCATCAAGATATGACAAGTATGCAGATTACAATCCGCATTATAATTGTAAGATGGACAAAGCTCACATCACCATGATTGGAACACTTCCAATCTACATGACTCATACAAAAGGTGCTTCTCACGATTCTCCTGAATTGAAGAAACATATTGATGCATTGGTAGAAATGGGAGTTGACATTGACACTTATGCATTGGATGGAGGTTATGATTCATTCAGGAATCATGCAGATATCTGGTATAAGTTGAATGCAAAACCAGTGATTGCATACTTTTCAGATTCTAAAGTTCAATACGAGGGAATGATGGAAAGAATTGATCACTGGGTTAACAAAATGTGGAAACTTGGTGGATCTATTCATATGAAATATGAAGAAAAACTTCATTTCCTCTATGAAAATGGAAGAGAAAAACAGGGAGGTATGCACTTGCGAAACAAGAATATCAAAGATGATGGATTCGATGAAGATTATTCGCACAGGGGTGAATGTGAACGAGTACACAATCATATTAAGTGGACTGTAAAGTTCGACATCAGAGGAATGAAAAATAGCAGTAAGAAACTGTATTCAGTTATGAATTTCGTTGCATATCAATTGCTTGTAGCTACAAATTTGCAAAATGGAGTTAAAGAAACTAACTCATTTGCAAATTATGTATGA
- a CDS encoding DUF1616 domain-containing protein — translation MADMNDVPSDLKIVVSMVLLTCGFILIPQLSDTAIRTILGLPMVLFLPGYSLIAALFPNRDDLDGIERVALSFGLSIAVVPLIGLGLNYTPWGIRLLPILISLSFFTIGMCVVALLRRRTLPEGEEFSVPFASTYHSMKGELSKKPDNKLDRVLSIILVLSIIASIVTLIYVVVTPKEGEKFTEFYILGIDGMADGYPTNFTLGESGNVIVGVVNHEYEVTDYSLRLFLENNSSSVAYEQLYMSLEHNETWEEELSFMPEVVGEDMKLQFLLYKDGNMTVPYRDLHLWIDVGEG, via the coding sequence ATGGCTGATATGAATGATGTTCCTTCTGATCTCAAGATCGTTGTCTCAATGGTATTACTTACTTGTGGGTTCATACTGATTCCTCAATTAAGTGATACTGCCATACGTACTATCCTGGGCTTACCGATGGTTCTTTTCCTGCCGGGTTATTCACTGATCGCAGCTCTTTTCCCAAACAGGGATGACCTTGACGGGATCGAGAGGGTGGCACTTAGTTTTGGTTTGAGCATTGCAGTGGTGCCTCTCATTGGGCTTGGTCTTAACTATACTCCCTGGGGCATCAGGTTACTGCCGATCCTTATCTCACTGTCATTCTTCACTATTGGGATGTGTGTGGTAGCATTGCTTAGGAGGCGTACTCTTCCGGAGGGTGAGGAGTTTAGTGTTCCATTTGCATCCACCTATCATTCTATGAAGGGGGAACTGTCAAAAAAGCCGGACAATAAACTTGATCGGGTCCTTTCGATCATCCTTGTCCTGTCCATTATCGCTTCCATAGTTACCCTTATCTATGTGGTGGTAACGCCTAAGGAAGGTGAAAAGTTCACAGAGTTCTACATACTTGGTATTGATGGTATGGCTGATGGGTATCCTACGAATTTCACTTTGGGTGAAAGTGGGAATGTTATTGTTGGTGTTGTGAACCATGAGTATGAGGTCACTGATTATTCTTTGCGTCTTTTCCTTGAGAACAATTCGTCATCTGTGGCGTATGAACAGCTTTACATGAGCCTTGAGCACAATGAGACGTGGGAAGAGGAACTGTCCTTTATGCCGGAGGTTGTGGGGGAGGATATGAAGTTACAGTTCCTGCTCTATAAAGATGGCAATATGACTGTTCCATACAGGGACCTTCATCTCTGGATCGATGTGGGGGAGGGCTAA